The Blattabacterium sp. (Blatta orientalis) str. Tarazona genome contains a region encoding:
- a CDS encoding MarR family transcriptional regulator → MKIPEEKNFIKISQDFFETQEWKKRRIFSEIEAILYLILKKEIRISARRLGLVFGWSKAKVVIFIQKLIAKGYIKRRIEEKVNVLTIIKFLKKEKHSSNYKKNNNNEMEKKYIDSGAIP, encoded by the coding sequence ATGAAGATTCCAGAGGAAAAAAATTTCATAAAAATATCTCAGGATTTTTTTGAAACCCAAGAATGGAAAAAAAGAAGAATTTTTAGTGAAATAGAAGCTATTCTTTATTTAATACTAAAAAAAGAAATAAGAATCTCAGCAAGAAGATTAGGATTGGTTTTTGGTTGGAGCAAAGCAAAAGTAGTTATATTCATCCAGAAGCTTATAGCAAAAGGATACATAAAAAGAAGAATAGAAGAAAAAGTAAACGTCCTTACCATCATCAAATTCCTAAAAAAAGAAAAACATTCTTCAAATTACAAAAAGAACAACAATAACGAAATGGAAAAAAAGTATATAGATAGTGGAGCCATCCCATAA